The DNA region CGCTCTAACACCATAACGTTCTGTAGCATGATGACCGGCAGCAAAATAGTGAATTCCTAACTCACGAGCAATGTAAGTCGTCCTTTCAGATATCTCACCTGAAATAAAAGCATCCAGTCCAAATTTGGAAGCTAACTCTAAGTAATCTTGCCCACCACCCGTGCACCACCCAACCGTTTTGATTTTTTTATCAGCATCATTCGGCTCAATATGTAAAGGTTGACGATTCAAGGCGTTATCAATACGATCTTCAAGCTGCTTTCCAGTTAATGCGACATGAAACGAGCCATGCATAGCGACAGATTGAGCATGACCTTCCAAACCGCCTTCCACTTTAATATCAAGTAAACCAGCAAGTTGTGCGTTATTCCCTAAGCGAGGATGAATATCTAAAGGTAAATGGTAAGCATATAAATTAATGTCATTTTGGATTAATGCTCGAATACGATCCCCTTTCATACCAACAATTGGTTCCGCTTCGCCTTTCCAGAAGTAACCATGATGTACAAGCATAGCATCCGCTTTAGCCGCTATCGCCGCTTCAATAAGCGCTTTCGAGGCAGTAACGCCCGTCACAATTTTTTGAACGTTTTTACAACCTTGCACTTGTAAACCATTTGGACAATAGTCTTTTACCAGTTGTGGTGATAGAGTTTGATTTAAAAGTTGTTCAAGCTGTATGTTATTCATTATGTCTACGGCCTTATTAAATAATTCATTTGAGGGCAATACTTTTCTTGTTCAATGCAAGTTATTACTATTGGCTTATAACAACTTATAGGTTTATAACCATTATGTATTTATAACCATGGTACGTTTATAACAACGAGTTTATAGCAACTGATGGTCAAAAGTCTAAATTAAGGGATCCTGTAAGCGTGCCGATATCAAAATATGTTATTTCACTCAATGAGCAAACCGCACTTTTTAAAAAAATTAGTGATTGGATTGCTTGTACCCCCCCATTGTTAAAACCAAATAATACATTAGCTGAAATACCTTTCCACTCAAGTACTGAAGTGCCTTCTCTGTCTTATGCTGGCAATTCACGCCTTGGATTTTGGTACCAACATTTGTGTTTGCAGCATTTTCATGCTCATCCTGATTACCAGTTAATTGACGAAGAAATACAACTCAATGATAATGGACGAACCATCGGTGCAATAGACTTCATTGTAAAACATCTCCCAACTGATACCATCGAGCACTGGGAAGTCGCCATCAAGTTTTATATTCTGTTTGATGATTTATGGTTTGGGCCTAATAGCAAAGATCGATTGGATTTAAAGTTATCTCACATGCTAGAGCATCAATTAAACATGTCCAATCATGAATGCTTTAAACAACAATACCCTCGATTAGAAAACATACATCCACAGTTATTATTGCAAGGTCGGTTGTACACCAACCCATTTAGAAGACAACATATTCCTACATCGTGCTTGGGTTATGGCATAAATAGTAGCCAAATTAATGGATATTGGTGCTTCTGGAGTGAGTTTGAAAAGGTGGAAGAACCACTTTATGTGTTAAAAAAAGGGCAATGGCTAACCGGACGAAGTAATAACAATCAACTGTTAACATCCGAAACAGATGAATTTGTACATTGTCAGTCAAAGTCTGGTGATTTTTGGTTTGTTCTACCAAACGACTGGCCATATAACCATTCCAGCCATAAAAAAAATGTTAATAGCAGAAGTCCTGAGCATAAAAAAGCGAGAAGTTAAGTATCACTTAGCTCTCGCTTCTAATCATTTTTATATCATCGCGCTTTACAGATCCGCATTAGAAAAGACTTGATTAACTATCTCTTGCGCCTCTTGTTCAATTAATTTTAGATGCTCCTTTCCTTTGAAGCTTTCACAATAAATTTTATAGATATCTTCAGTACCTGATGGGCGTGCCGCAAACCAACCATTTTCCGTTGTTACTTTTAGCCCACCGATCGCAGCGCCATTTCCTTGCGCATGAGTTAAACGAGCGATAATTTGTTCCCCTGCTAATTTATCCGCGCTTACCATTTCAGCCGACATATTTTTCAAGACATTTTTCTGCTCTATATTTGCTACCGCTTGAATACGGTTATATTCAGATGAACCATGTTTTTCAGCCAATTGGTTATAATATTGCTGAGGGTTCATTCCTGTTACTGCGGTAATTTCTGCCGCAAGTAAGCATAGAATAATGCCATCTTTATCGGTAGACCAAGGCGTGCCATCTTTACGTAGGAAAGAAGCCCCTGCACTTTCTTCACCACCAAATCCAAAGCGACCTTCATATAAGCCATCAACAAACCATTTAAAACCGACAGGCACTTCGCAAAGTTCTCGCCCAAGGTCGGCAACAACACGGTCAATAATTGCGCTTGAAACTAAGGTTTTCCCAACTTGAACCTCATTTCCCCACTCATTACGGTGGCGAAATAAATAGTCAATACATACGGCTAAATAATGGTTTGGATCCATCAAACCCTG from Vibrio casei includes:
- a CDS encoding Nif3-like dinuclear metal center hexameric protein, with product MNNIQLEQLLNQTLSPQLVKDYCPNGLQVQGCKNVQKIVTGVTASKALIEAAIAAKADAMLVHHGYFWKGEAEPIVGMKGDRIRALIQNDINLYAYHLPLDIHPRLGNNAQLAGLLDIKVEGGLEGHAQSVAMHGSFHVALTGKQLEDRIDNALNRQPLHIEPNDADKKIKTVGWCTGGGQDYLELASKFGLDAFISGEISERTTYIARELGIHYFAAGHHATERYGVRALGEWLAKEYNFDVEFIDIDNPV
- a CDS encoding DUF1853 family protein, producing the protein MSKYVISLNEQTALFKKISDWIACTPPLLKPNNTLAEIPFHSSTEVPSLSYAGNSRLGFWYQHLCLQHFHAHPDYQLIDEEIQLNDNGRTIGAIDFIVKHLPTDTIEHWEVAIKFYILFDDLWFGPNSKDRLDLKLSHMLEHQLNMSNHECFKQQYPRLENIHPQLLLQGRLYTNPFRRQHIPTSCLGYGINSSQINGYWCFWSEFEKVEEPLYVLKKGQWLTGRSNNNQLLTSETDEFVHCQSKSGDFWFVLPNDWPYNHSSHKKNVNSRSPEHKKARS